One Helicobacter cetorum MIT 00-7128 DNA window includes the following coding sequences:
- a CDS encoding Pycsar system effector family protein, with amino-acid sequence MLSINLVVLGLLARFLMGNSEKIINTCQYILIFIPLIFLFFSVVFILLALFPKTDNREVVVKNQVSENIYFYKYLATISGDKIVELIKKKAHCTKTTNDKQLKDLANQIQVLSNITNCKHNNFEYSFIFFLIFVVMSFTILALF; translated from the coding sequence TTGTTGAGTATCAACTTGGTTGTTCTTGGATTATTAGCGCGTTTTTTAATGGGAAATTCTGAAAAAATTATAAATACTTGTCAATATATATTGATTTTTATTCCATTGATATTTTTATTTTTTTCGGTTGTTTTTATTCTTTTGGCATTGTTTCCAAAGACTGATAATCGTGAAGTTGTTGTAAAAAATCAAGTTTCAGAGAATATTTATTTTTATAAATATCTTGCAACGATTAGTGGTGATAAGATAGTGGAACTTATTAAAAAAAAGGCTCATTGCACCAAAACAACCAATGACAAGCAACTTAAAGATTTAGCCAATCAAATTCAAGTGTTATCTAATATTACCAATTGCAAACACAATAATTTTGAATATAGTTTTATATTTTTCTTGATTTTTGTTGTGATGTCTTTTACAATTCTTGCATTATTTTAA
- a CDS encoding type ISP restriction/modification enzyme: MTFLEFEEQFLKPQTDNVIKGTLFEILSKYFLTKLSSKDSRDFVSIDLWDNFKEKNGKDCGIDIVITTKNNEYIGVQCKYHKNPIKLESNITNFFTLLQSGFESPSNKKIRFKEGILIATNGITEPVQQQLNNIQKMNHIPIEVIDRDQIKKLDIDYQYLVKNHAIKENSKTLHPYQIEAINKVKEHYYIHNETRGKLIMACGTGKTYTSLQIIEQLTPNNSNILFLAPSIMLVGQTFREFRANRAKNTSCSYALICSDEDVGKVSKDKKDADEMLDGYILNKASTNPQDLIKAFKHKKPNERLIVFSTYQSIEVISKAQNLEPSLTFELMICDEAHKSVPSVDKKQAKDNVFAKCHDNDFLKANKRLYMTATPKVPKIKKNKDPQEIEFLSMDNEEIFGKEIFYYGFGQAIAEKRLCDYKVLVLMTDTKEIADIVNIYNKKHHLKEEAHKKVQAEDEIDYEFVAKILGMYKALSRFNIQVLDTTNNQNSTLVDLGDTTTSKQAISFSTFKSTSKKITNHACKLIEYYKQLYAPNLAPFDLEIDHIDGEMNATLRAHKLEWLSHKADSNTTCKILSNARCLSEGVDVPSLDSVIFFDSKESKIDIAQSIGRAIRLDKNNPNKTHGYIILPVAYSNEYNRSLNEYVKSTSFRVVWEVLGALRSIDDRFIADNIYIAPPMSERSSSGEKTKTKPPKINFEEGFRLAQKLHSVIAEKIGDSLYWENFGKKAATKIEPIKERLRDIDRKTNGIIITDFLKVLRKNIHHNIDKKESLDMLASHLILNPIYKSILGHFDEPISKALEEQIAKLKKEGLNEGETKDLKDYYREVERQAKSAKSDSNKLKLLNALHEAFIDGVYKKEKQKHGINLTPLEIIDFLLHSTNFLLSKHFNLSFENKEVKILDPFTGTGAFISRLLSQENAFFKKEIVFEKANDFYAQEIMLLSYHTAILKITQTLQEYDKNAPLFKNVILCDSLDYLEEEAYLKNQKTLLPDFKDEPTPLSENKKLKDKVAQNYITIVCSNPPYSSKQGDVNENNANLKHPNLEKAIKKAYTGGFNKNEGHTTRDTYIQAIFMATQKIGDKGIVSFVVNSSFLDSKAGVGFRKRLLEDFNELYILDLRGDLQSQQQNLKQNEGENVFDIKAGVCLFLGMKNPSLNTHKLYYYDIGDNLKKKDKLRFLTENKSLFNLEFTEIVPNAQYDWLNQRNSGGGGVYSSLMCLKKSADTTNALFTLNSLGVATSRDEWAYNFSQKTLQNTIETSLETYRNDLARFDYENFKSKIPSNIKKADYYKFLDSEITINGIVRWGDDLKKRFVRQEILENYDNKHVRVATYRPFVKTYLYFKKEWIDRPREFSNIFPTQESENKIICISQLKFSVLMLNNIIDMNLSGISGGMTAYPLYTYENGTQEYAISKDYLNKFREHYNDNTISYEDIFYYTYGILHHKGFKETYKIYLQKEDPKIPLSKDFKIISELGKELANLHLNYETSPLKHESFEIIGDVNDPKTYEVEKMKFIDKTTKECVIYNNHITITDIPSVAFEYKLCGNSVVESYMKNMSIKISKKAKNKEGDFITDNPNDFKGGKYIFETFLRVIALSIKSVELIEKISGLSYE, translated from the coding sequence ATGACTTTCTTAGAATTTGAAGAGCAATTTTTAAAACCACAAACCGATAATGTCATCAAAGGCACTTTATTTGAGATTTTATCTAAATATTTTTTGACTAAATTATCTAGCAAAGATAGTAGAGATTTTGTAAGCATTGATTTATGGGATAATTTTAAAGAAAAGAATGGCAAAGATTGTGGCATAGATATAGTCATTACAACCAAAAATAACGAATATATAGGCGTGCAGTGCAAATACCACAAAAACCCTATTAAATTAGAGAGCAATATTACTAATTTTTTCACGCTTTTACAAAGTGGTTTTGAAAGCCCTAGCAATAAAAAAATCCGTTTTAAAGAGGGGATATTAATCGCCACAAATGGTATTACAGAACCCGTGCAACAACAGCTCAATAATATTCAAAAGATGAATCATATTCCTATAGAAGTGATTGATAGAGACCAAATCAAAAAATTAGATATTGATTATCAATATTTAGTCAAAAACCATGCCATTAAAGAAAATTCAAAAACCTTGCACCCTTATCAAATAGAGGCAATTAACAAAGTTAAAGAGCATTATTATATTCATAATGAGACAAGGGGCAAGCTTATTATGGCATGCGGGACAGGCAAGACTTATACAAGCTTGCAAATCATAGAGCAATTAACCCCAAATAATTCCAACATTCTTTTTCTAGCCCCAAGTATTATGCTAGTAGGGCAAACTTTTAGAGAGTTTAGAGCCAATAGGGCTAAAAACACTTCTTGTTCCTATGCGCTTATTTGTAGTGATGAAGATGTGGGTAAAGTAAGCAAGGATAAAAAAGATGCTGATGAAATGCTTGATGGCTACATTTTAAATAAAGCTAGCACAAACCCACAAGATTTAATCAAAGCTTTTAAACATAAAAAACCTAATGAGCGTTTGATTGTCTTTAGCACTTATCAATCTATTGAAGTCATCTCTAAAGCCCAAAATTTAGAGCCTAGCTTAACATTTGAATTAATGATATGTGATGAGGCGCATAAAAGTGTGCCAAGCGTGGATAAAAAACAAGCTAAAGATAATGTGTTTGCCAAATGCCATGATAATGATTTCTTAAAAGCTAACAAACGCCTTTATATGACAGCCACTCCTAAAGTGCCAAAAATCAAAAAGAATAAAGACCCCCAAGAAATAGAATTTTTAAGCATGGACAATGAAGAAATCTTTGGCAAAGAGATTTTTTATTATGGGTTTGGACAAGCCATTGCTGAAAAAAGATTGTGCGATTATAAAGTGCTTGTTTTAATGACAGACACCAAAGAAATCGCTGATATAGTGAATATTTATAATAAAAAACACCACTTAAAAGAAGAGGCGCACAAAAAAGTCCAAGCTGAAGATGAGATAGATTATGAGTTTGTGGCTAAAATTCTAGGCATGTATAAAGCACTTAGTCGGTTCAATATCCAAGTTCTAGACACTACTAACAATCAAAATTCAACTTTAGTTGATTTAGGCGATACTACTACTAGCAAACAAGCCATAAGCTTTAGCACTTTTAAAAGCACCAGCAAAAAGATTACCAATCACGCTTGCAAGCTCATAGAATATTACAAGCAACTTTATGCCCCTAATTTAGCCCCCTTTGATTTAGAAATAGACCATATTGATGGCGAGATGAACGCCACTTTAAGAGCACACAAATTAGAATGGTTATCGCACAAAGCAGATAGTAACACCACTTGCAAAATTTTAAGCAACGCTAGGTGTCTATCTGAGGGCGTAGATGTGCCTAGCCTTGATAGTGTCATCTTTTTTGATAGCAAAGAGAGTAAGATTGACATCGCTCAAAGTATTGGTAGGGCTATTAGACTAGATAAGAATAACCCTAATAAAACGCATGGTTACATCATTTTACCGGTCGCTTACTCTAATGAGTATAACAGAAGTTTGAACGAATATGTTAAAAGCACGAGCTTTAGAGTGGTATGGGAAGTTTTAGGAGCCTTAAGAAGTATAGATGACAGGTTCATCGCTGATAACATTTATATCGCCCCACCAATGAGTGAGCGCTCAAGCAGTGGCGAAAAAACTAAAACTAAGCCACCAAAAATCAATTTTGAAGAGGGCTTTAGACTAGCCCAAAAGCTCCATTCAGTTATTGCTGAAAAAATCGGCGATAGTCTCTATTGGGAAAACTTTGGCAAAAAGGCAGCCACTAAAATTGAACCTATTAAAGAACGCTTAAGAGATATTGATAGAAAAACTAATGGCATTATTATCACAGACTTTTTAAAAGTATTAAGAAAAAACATTCATCATAACATTGATAAAAAAGAGAGTCTTGATATGCTCGCAAGCCATTTAATCCTAAACCCCATTTATAAAAGCATTTTAGGTCATTTTGATGAGCCTATTTCTAAGGCCTTAGAAGAACAAATTGCTAAACTTAAAAAAGAGGGTCTTAATGAGGGCGAAACAAAAGATTTAAAAGACTACTATAGAGAAGTAGAACGCCAAGCAAAAAGTGCTAAAAGTGATAGCAACAAGCTTAAATTACTCAATGCTTTGCATGAGGCTTTTATAGATGGCGTTTATAAGAAAGAAAAGCAAAAGCATGGCATCAATCTCACGCCCTTAGAAATCATAGACTTTTTATTGCATTCCACAAACTTTTTACTCTCAAAGCATTTTAATTTGAGTTTTGAAAACAAAGAAGTGAAGATTTTAGACCCATTCACAGGCACTGGAGCGTTTATCAGCAGGCTTTTAAGCCAAGAAAACGCCTTTTTTAAAAAAGAAATCGTTTTTGAAAAAGCAAACGATTTTTACGCTCAAGAAATCATGCTCTTAAGCTATCACACAGCGATTTTAAAAATCACTCAAACCTTACAAGAATACGATAAAAATGCCCCCTTATTTAAAAATGTGATTTTATGCGATAGTTTGGATTATTTAGAAGAAGAGGCGTATTTGAAAAATCAAAAAACCTTATTACCCGATTTTAAAGATGAGCCAACCCCACTAAGCGAAAACAAAAAGCTTAAAGACAAAGTCGCACAAAACTATATCACCATAGTTTGTTCTAACCCGCCTTATAGTTCTAAACAAGGCGATGTTAATGAAAATAACGCTAATTTAAAGCACCCTAATTTAGAAAAAGCGATTAAAAAAGCTTATACCGGTGGGTTCAATAAAAACGAGGGGCATACCACACGAGACACCTATATTCAAGCGATTTTTATGGCAACGCAAAAAATAGGCGATAAGGGCATTGTGAGTTTTGTGGTCAATAGCAGTTTCTTAGATAGTAAGGCAGGGGTAGGCTTTAGAAAACGCCTTTTAGAAGATTTTAACGAGCTTTATATCCTAGATTTAAGGGGGGATTTACAAAGCCAACAGCAAAATTTAAAGCAAAATGAGGGCGAAAATGTCTTTGATATTAAAGCCGGAGTGTGCTTATTTTTAGGCATGAAAAACCCTAGCCTAAATACCCACAAACTCTATTATTATGACATCGGCGATAATTTGAAGAAAAAGGACAAATTACGCTTTTTAACAGAAAATAAAAGCCTTTTTAACCTTGAATTTACAGAAATTGTGCCTAACGCACAATACGACTGGCTCAACCAACGAAATTCGGGGGGGGGGGGGGTATACTCTTCACTTATGTGCTTAAAAAAGTCAGCTGACACAACCAACGCTCTTTTTACCCTTAATTCTTTGGGAGTAGCAACGAGCCGAGATGAATGGGCTTATAACTTTTCACAAAAAACCTTGCAAAACACTATAGAAACAAGCCTAGAAACTTATCGTAACGATTTAGCGAGATTTGATTACGAAAACTTTAAATCTAAAATCCCTAGCAACATTAAAAAAGCGGATTACTACAAGTTTTTAGATAGTGAAATTACTATAAATGGTATTGTTCGTTGGGGTGATGATTTAAAAAAGCGTTTTGTAAGGCAAGAAATATTAGAAAATTACGACAATAAACATGTGCGAGTGGCAACTTACCGCCCTTTTGTTAAAACTTACTTATATTTTAAAAAAGAATGGATAGATAGACCACGAGAATTTTCTAATATTTTTCCTACACAAGAAAGTGAAAATAAGATTATTTGTATCTCTCAACTTAAATTTAGTGTTCTTATGTTAAATAATATAATAGATATGAATTTATCTGGAATTTCAGGTGGTATGACCGCCTACCCCCTTTATACTTATGAAAACGGCACACAAGAATACGCTATTAGTAAAGACTATCTCAATAAGTTTAGAGAGCATTACAATGATAATACAATCAGCTATGAAGACATTTTTTACTACACTTATGGCATTTTACACCACAAAGGTTTTAAAGAGACCTATAAAATCTATTTGCAAAAAGAAGACCCCAAAATCCCCTTAAGCAAAGATTTTAAAATTATTAGTGAATTAGGGAAAGAATTAGCCAACTTGCACCTAAACTACGAAACAAGCCCTTTAAAGCATGAGAGCTTTGAAATTATAGGCGATGTTAATGACCCTAAAACTTATGAAGTAGAAAAGATGAAATTTATAGATAAAACCACTAAAGAGTGCGTTATTTATAACAATCATATCACTATCACTGATATTCCTAGTGTGGCTTTTGAATACAAGCTCTGTGGCAATAGTGTTGTAGAAAGTTACATGAAAAATATGAGTATTAAAATCTCTAAAAAAGCCAAAAATAAAGAGGGCGATTTTATTACAGACAATCCTAATGATTTTAAAGGGGGCAAATACATTTTTGAAACTTTTTTAAGAGTGATAGCCTTAAGCATTAAAAGTGTGGAGTTAATAGAAAAAATTAGCGGTTTGAGTTATGAGTAA
- a CDS encoding tetratricopeptide repeat protein, translating into MKWNLRVLKAVAKALLLSSLWVHFAMAVENSNLEKGNKAYENGDYWKATTNFKKACNDGVSDACAHLGVIYENGQGTRPDYKKAFNFYEKACEMNSKEGCSGLGGLYDEGLGVKQDYQKAINFYRKACTLKDPRACFNIGIIYDRRVLGNYNEAIVFYRKSCIMGVGEGCYILGTIYEEGLKVKKSYLQSVIFYRKACDLKSGDACHSIGIMFKYGEGVFQDLEQAHEYLKRACELNSREGCASLGVMYMQGEYIKKNYHTALEYFQKACEMGSGVSCSRVGYMYAQGDAVGKDMRKALDNYERGCDMGDDRGCFALAGIYYNNKDNDNAIRIYDKGCRLGMKQACDNASRLKGF; encoded by the coding sequence ATGAAATGGAATCTTAGAGTTTTAAAGGCAGTAGCTAAAGCATTGCTGTTAAGTAGCCTTTGGGTGCATTTTGCCATGGCTGTTGAAAATAGCAATTTAGAAAAAGGCAATAAAGCCTATGAGAATGGCGATTATTGGAAAGCTACGACTAATTTTAAAAAAGCTTGTAATGATGGCGTAAGTGATGCTTGTGCGCACTTGGGGGTTATCTATGAAAATGGTCAAGGCACTAGACCAGATTATAAAAAAGCATTCAATTTTTATGAAAAAGCATGTGAGATGAATAGCAAGGAGGGTTGCTCTGGTTTAGGCGGACTCTATGATGAGGGGCTTGGAGTCAAGCAAGATTATCAAAAAGCTATCAATTTTTATCGTAAGGCTTGCACCTTAAAAGACCCTAGAGCATGCTTTAATATAGGGATTATCTATGATAGAAGAGTGCTTGGGAATTACAACGAGGCGATTGTCTTTTATAGAAAAAGCTGTATTATGGGAGTGGGCGAAGGGTGCTATATCTTAGGCACTATTTATGAAGAGGGGCTAAAAGTTAAAAAGAGTTATTTGCAATCAGTGATTTTCTATAGAAAAGCATGCGATTTGAAAAGTGGCGATGCTTGCCATTCAATAGGCATTATGTTTAAATACGGCGAGGGGGTATTCCAAGATTTAGAGCAAGCGCATGAATATTTAAAAAGGGCTTGCGAATTGAATAGTCGTGAGGGTTGTGCAAGCTTGGGGGTTATGTATATGCAAGGCGAATATATTAAGAAAAACTACCATACTGCTTTAGAATATTTTCAAAAAGCTTGCGAAATGGGAAGTGGAGTCAGTTGTTCTAGGGTAGGTTATATGTATGCTCAAGGTGATGCGGTAGGCAAGGATATGAGAAAAGCTTTGGACAATTACGAGAGGGGTTGTGATATGGGCGATGATAGAGGGTGCTTTGCTCTAGCTGGAATCTATTATAACAATAAGGACAACGATAACGCTATAAGAATCTATGATAAAGGTTGCAGGCTTGGTATGAAACAAGCATGTGATAATGCCTCAAGACTTAAAGGTTTTTAA
- a CDS encoding c-type cytochrome — MRFVIMLAITLLSLNAKENDFISDFEYGLALYKNPRGITCVKCHGIKGEGQKITSYYEKDSEKALYAPKINDLDFKTFKDALSLGKGMMPKYNLNLEEVQAIYLYITSKTH, encoded by the coding sequence ATGCGTTTTGTTATCATGTTAGCAATAACTCTGTTAAGCTTAAATGCTAAAGAGAACGACTTTATCTCAGATTTTGAATACGGATTAGCCCTTTATAAAAACCCTAGGGGTATTACTTGTGTAAAATGTCATGGCATTAAGGGGGAGGGGCAAAAAATCACTTCTTATTATGAAAAAGATAGCGAGAAAGCCCTCTATGCCCCTAAAATCAATGACTTGGATTTTAAAACTTTTAAAGACGCTTTGAGTTTGGGTAAGGGTATGATGCCTAAATACAATCTCAATTTAGAAGAAGTGCAAGCGATTTATCTTTACATCACTTCTAAAACCCATTAG